In Candidatus Woesearchaeota archaeon, the following are encoded in one genomic region:
- a CDS encoding CoA-binding protein, which yields MSILINEKTKVLVQGITGKEGIRATQFMQSYQTNVVAGVRPGKGGETVEGVPVYNSCKEAMQTHPDITISIIIVPAKGAKDAVIEALEANIKLINVITENIPIKDTAHCVALAKKHHATIIGPTSIGIISPGKAKVGMIGGLTSEQFSKGNVGIISKSGGMSSETASILTKAGIGQSTVVGCGADVIMGTNYVELLEMFKSDEETKVIVLFGEIGGTAEEDAAEYIKKTNYPKPVIAFISGKFAEMLPSTTLGHAGAIIEEGKGTRAAKVAALNSAGVHVVEVHHEIVERVKELLE from the coding sequence ATGAGCATTTTAATCAACGAGAAAACAAAAGTCCTTGTGCAAGGAATAACTGGAAAAGAAGGAATTCGAGCAACGCAGTTTATGCAATCTTACCAAACAAATGTCGTTGCGGGAGTCCGTCCAGGTAAAGGAGGAGAAACAGTAGAGGGAGTTCCTGTCTACAATAGTTGCAAAGAAGCAATGCAAACGCATCCAGACATCACCATATCCATAATTATCGTGCCAGCAAAAGGAGCGAAAGACGCAGTGATTGAAGCGCTCGAAGCAAACATCAAGCTCATTAATGTCATTACAGAAAACATTCCTATCAAAGATACTGCACACTGTGTTGCGCTAGCAAAAAAACACCATGCAACAATTATTGGTCCAACATCTATTGGCATCATTAGTCCAGGAAAAGCAAAAGTGGGGATGATTGGCGGATTAACAAGTGAACAATTCAGTAAAGGAAATGTAGGAATTATTTCAAAGAGCGGCGGTATGTCTTCAGAAACAGCATCTATTCTGACAAAAGCAGGGATTGGACAATCTACAGTAGTGGGTTGTGGCGCAGATGTTATCATGGGCACAAATTACGTAGAACTGTTAGAAATGTTCAAAAGCGATGAAGAAACAAAAGTAATTGTTCTGTTTGGAGAGATAGGAGGAACAGCAGAAGAAGACGCTGCGGAGTATATCAAAAAAACAAACTATCCAAAACCAGTGATTGCGTTTATTTCTGGAAAATTCGCAGAAATGCTCCCTTCAACAACATTAGGTCATGCAGGAGCAATTATTGAAGAAGGCAAAGGAACACGAGCGGCGAAAGTCGCTGCATTAAATTCTGCAGGTGTTCATGTCGTTGAAGTGCATCATGAGATTGTGGAGAGAGTAAAGGAGTTGTTAGAATAA
- a CDS encoding amidohydrolase family protein translates to MVNNVIIEGQIVRPDDVFFGQIAIDAKTGLITRVEKGAGLFEQRSIGKPDYIFPESVLIFPGFGDIHIHAREDETEKQCYKEDYATVNAAALHGGVVHTSDMPNTPAPLITSAQLHWHQHRCNEYEVTMFHYVGIGPETRPLEEEVAYKVFTGPSVGTLFFRNEQELRNTLQHYKGKRVSFHVEDFDVLETHKTQATHAARRPVACVEKALEYVLQIIEEYELDAKLCHWPVGGKSFEMIAKHRARGYNTALEVSPLHLFYDADMLQERPEFWPYVQMNPALQGREHRLALIQALKSGFIQHLATDHAPHTLEEKFKQFKTEEQEGLGMTPEQYYRHLKETDLERCRALACHDGTSGTPQLDTYGLIATWLMKEHGFMPQDIARVCAENPGNFVNQLHTGLGKFGRIEAGYYGSLTLLDTTKPTTVRREDLRTKGGWSPFEGVTFPGSVVGTFIKGIRYI, encoded by the coding sequence ATGGTAAATAATGTTATCATTGAAGGGCAAATAGTAAGACCTGACGACGTATTCTTTGGACAAATTGCAATTGACGCAAAGACAGGACTTATTACAAGAGTAGAAAAAGGAGCAGGACTTTTCGAACAAAGATCAATAGGGAAGCCAGATTATATATTCCCTGAAAGCGTTCTTATATTTCCAGGATTTGGAGACATCCATATTCACGCGCGAGAAGATGAAACAGAAAAGCAATGCTACAAAGAAGACTACGCAACAGTTAACGCAGCAGCGCTTCATGGAGGTGTCGTTCATACAAGTGACATGCCAAACACCCCTGCGCCACTGATCACTTCTGCACAACTCCACTGGCATCAGCACCGCTGCAATGAGTACGAAGTCACCATGTTCCATTATGTAGGAATTGGTCCAGAGACAAGACCATTAGAAGAAGAAGTCGCGTACAAAGTGTTTACAGGTCCATCTGTCGGAACGCTTTTTTTTAGAAACGAACAAGAACTAAGAAACACACTCCAACATTATAAGGGAAAAAGAGTGAGTTTTCATGTAGAAGATTTTGATGTTCTAGAAACACATAAAACACAAGCAACACACGCAGCAAGAAGACCTGTAGCATGCGTGGAAAAAGCGTTGGAATATGTCCTACAAATTATCGAAGAGTATGAACTTGACGCGAAACTCTGTCATTGGCCTGTCGGTGGAAAAAGTTTTGAGATGATCGCAAAACATCGAGCAAGAGGATACAACACCGCGTTAGAAGTTTCTCCACTCCACCTCTTCTATGACGCAGATATGCTCCAAGAAAGACCAGAATTCTGGCCGTATGTACAGATGAATCCTGCGTTGCAAGGAAGAGAACACAGGCTTGCATTGATTCAAGCACTCAAAAGCGGATTCATTCAACATCTTGCGACAGATCACGCGCCGCACACATTAGAGGAAAAATTCAAACAATTCAAAACAGAAGAACAAGAAGGATTGGGAATGACTCCTGAACAATATTACAGGCATCTGAAAGAAACTGATCTAGAACGATGTAGAGCGCTTGCATGTCATGATGGAACATCAGGAACACCGCAATTAGATACCTATGGTCTTATCGCTACATGGCTCATGAAAGAGCATGGATTCATGCCACAAGATATTGCGCGAGTTTGCGCAGAAAATCCAGGTAATTTTGTCAACCAACTACATACAGGTCTTGGTAAGTTTGGAAGAATAGAAGCAGGATATTATGGCTCACTGACGCTTCTCGATACAACAAAGCCAACAACAGTGCGACGCGAAGACCTAAGAACAAAAGGAGGATGGTCTCCATTTGAAGGAGTGACATTCCCAGGAAGTGTTGTTGGAACATTCATAAAGGGCATTCGGTATATCTGA
- a CDS encoding LemA family protein: MVWLIVGIIAAVLLIIGIVLYNGLVRLQNQIDNAWAQIDVQLKRRFDLIPNLIETVKGYAKHEKGVLEECTKARTAFMGASSVKDKAKAENMLEGTLKTLFAVSENYPKLQANENFLQLQEELSGTESKIAYARQHYNDMVLEYNNKVETVPTNMIAKSFGFKEKEMYPVPEEERKNVKVQF, encoded by the coding sequence ATGGTATGGCTTATAGTAGGAATTATCGCAGCAGTGCTGCTCATTATAGGAATAGTATTATACAATGGTTTAGTGCGATTACAAAACCAAATTGACAACGCGTGGGCGCAAATTGACGTCCAGTTAAAACGAAGATTTGACTTAATCCCAAATCTCATTGAAACAGTCAAAGGGTATGCAAAGCATGAGAAAGGAGTGCTTGAAGAATGTACAAAAGCGCGAACAGCGTTTATGGGCGCAAGTTCTGTCAAAGACAAAGCAAAAGCAGAAAATATGCTTGAAGGCACACTAAAGACACTGTTCGCAGTATCTGAAAATTATCCAAAATTGCAGGCAAATGAAAACTTCCTCCAATTGCAGGAAGAATTATCAGGCACAGAAAGCAAGATTGCGTATGCAAGGCAGCATTACAATGATATGGTTTTGGAATACAACAATAAAGTGGAAACTGTTCCAACAAACATGATTGCAAAATCATTTGGATTCAAGGAAAAAGAAATGTATCCTGTTCCAGAAGAAGAACGCAAGAATGTGAAGGTTCAATTTTAG
- a CDS encoding NUDIX hydrolase, with product MVIKNVVTVFIFHNNKLLLLKRKKQPYLDCWAPPGGKLDGDESPEQAAVREIVEEVNLHVTLEKYLGSYLNPETEVLDHVFTTTSFSGTVHNNEPEKHETVAWFSLDEIPQNTSWIVKRWLELKK from the coding sequence ATGGTCATAAAAAATGTCGTTACTGTTTTTATTTTTCATAATAATAAACTTCTTTTACTCAAAAGAAAAAAACAACCATATTTAGATTGCTGGGCTCCTCCTGGCGGGAAATTGGATGGTGATGAATCTCCTGAACAGGCTGCAGTTCGAGAGATAGTAGAAGAAGTGAATCTTCATGTTACTCTTGAAAAATATCTTGGTTCGTATCTCAACCCAGAAACAGAAGTCCTCGATCATGTATTTACTACAACTTCTTTCTCAGGCACTGTGCATAACAACGAACCAGAGAAACACGAAACTGTTGCTTGGTTTTCCTTAGATGAAATCCCTCAAAACACGAGTTGGATAGTGAAAAGATGGCTGGAATTGAAGAAATGA
- a CDS encoding citryl-CoA lyase, producing the protein MEQGWKTSISVATEEKTLIRGYNVEDLMTKCNFTQAIWLLWKGELPNKKEEALFNTILISAMEHGITPPSITAARIAYSGSGQMNSAVAAGILAIGQHHGGAMEQCAQLLHSHIDEEMKNKSAEEIAKHIVDNMMERKQRIPGFGHKIYTDHDPRAQAIFQQAKKAGYAGKYIETVQKIESYLEKKKGKKLCINIDGAIAAVILEMGFDWKIGRGFFILPRTASIIAHVHEEACKEKPFRRLEDKETSYNGVKERKL; encoded by the coding sequence ATGGAACAAGGCTGGAAAACATCTATCAGTGTTGCGACAGAAGAAAAGACACTCATCAGAGGTTATAATGTCGAAGACCTGATGACCAAATGCAATTTCACCCAAGCAATTTGGTTACTTTGGAAAGGAGAACTTCCAAACAAAAAAGAAGAAGCATTGTTCAACACCATTCTTATCAGCGCGATGGAACATGGAATAACTCCACCATCAATCACCGCTGCGCGAATCGCATATTCTGGTTCAGGACAAATGAACAGCGCGGTTGCGGCAGGAATATTAGCGATTGGTCAGCATCATGGCGGCGCGATGGAACAATGCGCGCAACTCCTTCATTCGCATATCGATGAAGAAATGAAAAACAAATCAGCAGAAGAGATTGCGAAACATATTGTGGACAACATGATGGAAAGAAAGCAGCGCATTCCTGGTTTTGGCCACAAAATCTACACAGACCATGATCCACGAGCGCAGGCGATTTTTCAGCAAGCAAAGAAAGCAGGCTATGCAGGAAAATATATTGAAACAGTGCAAAAAATAGAATCCTATTTAGAAAAGAAGAAAGGAAAAAAACTCTGCATCAACATTGATGGCGCGATCGCTGCAGTCATACTCGAAATGGGTTTTGACTGGAAGATTGGGCGAGGATTTTTCATCTTACCACGAACTGCAAGTATTATTGCGCATGTTCATGAAGAAGCGTGCAAAGAGAAACCGTTTAGAAGATTAGAAGATAAAGAAACATCTTATAATGGAGTAAAAGAGCGCAAACTTTAA
- a CDS encoding putative toxin-antitoxin system toxin component, PIN family, producing the protein MRGWIRPKRARIVVDANIIIAALFGSRATLIILTAQNYSFYAPQYIIEEIRKHKEAICKEARKMPEEFENEIRALLRYVTIVNESDYGNCMNKAEEIMKKRDIKDATYIATALRINANFIWTNDKDFREQKIVKTKNTNEFIEDNK; encoded by the coding sequence ATGAGAGGATGGATAAGACCGAAGAGAGCAAGAATAGTAGTAGATGCAAACATTATAATCGCAGCACTCTTTGGATCAAGAGCAACACTAATAATTCTAACAGCGCAAAACTACTCTTTTTATGCACCGCAATATATTATAGAAGAGATAAGAAAACATAAAGAAGCTATTTGTAAAGAAGCAAGAAAGATGCCAGAAGAGTTTGAGAATGAAATACGTGCATTGCTAAGATATGTTACCATTGTAAATGAAAGTGATTATGGTAACTGCATGAACAAAGCAGAAGAAATAATGAAAAAGAGAGATATAAAAGATGCTACGTATATTGCAACTGCGCTTAGAATAAATGCGAATTTTATATGGACAAATGATAAAGATTTTAGAGAACAAAAGATAGTAAAGACAAAGAACACAAATGAATTCATTGAAGACAATAAATAA
- the pyrE gene encoding orotate phosphoribosyltransferase codes for MTTLYAAESRERRVARVQLEAACVIIRSTEPYTYASGIKSPIYCDNRALLSNVDAREAIVKVYLDMIQEHRIEYDVIAGIATAGIGWAGIIADRTRKPMIYIREKPKEHGRKNQIEGRFEQGQRVLIIEDHISTGGSSVRAIQPVREAGGIVEACLAISTYEMAEAEQAFREANCSLYTGTVFTAMVEEARALEKIAADHEAIVMDWKADPKGWGKKHGFE; via the coding sequence ATGACTACATTGTATGCAGCAGAAAGCAGAGAAAGAAGAGTGGCACGAGTACAACTAGAAGCAGCATGCGTTATTATTCGATCAACAGAACCATACACCTACGCATCTGGAATTAAAAGCCCAATCTATTGCGATAACAGAGCATTACTTTCTAATGTAGATGCAAGAGAAGCTATTGTAAAAGTATATCTAGACATGATCCAAGAACATAGAATAGAATATGATGTAATTGCAGGTATTGCAACTGCGGGAATAGGATGGGCAGGAATCATTGCAGACAGAACAAGAAAACCAATGATTTACATTCGAGAAAAACCTAAAGAGCACGGAAGAAAGAATCAGATAGAAGGAAGATTTGAACAAGGACAGAGAGTACTGATCATTGAAGATCACATCAGCACAGGAGGAAGCAGTGTTCGAGCAATTCAACCAGTGCGAGAAGCAGGAGGAATTGTCGAAGCATGTTTAGCAATCTCAACCTATGAAATGGCAGAAGCAGAACAAGCATTTAGAGAAGCAAACTGTAGTTTATACACAGGAACAGTCTTTACTGCAATGGTAGAAGAAGCGAGAGCATTAGAAAAAATAGCAGCTGACCATGAAGCAATTGTTATGGACTGGAAAGCAGACCCAAAAGGCTGGGGCAAAAAACACGGCTTTGAATAA
- the pyrF gene encoding orotidine-5'-phosphate decarboxylase — translation MTMNYLDQLKQRADETRSIICMGIDPQLDKIAKVQPDQRLEDKDVQRAVKEFYINILQECERQGIFPAAVKPNLAYFERGRKRYGLLEALDAINAECRRLNIPIIGDAKRGDIGASSEAYAEALFNSEEWNFNAITVAPYMGEDSIMPFVKYCDTGKGVYILLRTSNPGRKDIQDVNNTYGHVAELIGKRWYKQGIGAVFGGTGGTEELEEVSRFYVNCRVEVPFLIPGIGKQGGSLEEVVAALRRSGTDLRIHRINASSDINWAYEKEGNPNDYAGAAVRALQKMNETVRL, via the coding sequence ATGACAATGAACTACCTCGACCAACTGAAACAGCGTGCGGATGAAACAAGATCAATCATCTGCATGGGCATTGATCCACAACTCGATAAGATAGCAAAAGTCCAACCCGATCAAAGATTAGAAGACAAAGATGTGCAAAGAGCAGTAAAAGAATTTTATATCAACATTTTACAAGAATGTGAAAGACAAGGAATTTTCCCCGCGGCAGTGAAACCAAATCTCGCGTATTTTGAGAGAGGAAGAAAACGCTACGGATTGCTTGAAGCATTGGATGCGATCAACGCAGAGTGCAGAAGACTAAACATTCCAATTATAGGAGACGCGAAACGAGGAGACATTGGCGCGTCAAGTGAAGCGTATGCAGAAGCGCTGTTCAATTCTGAAGAATGGAACTTTAACGCAATTACTGTCGCGCCATACATGGGAGAAGATTCCATAATGCCTTTTGTAAAGTACTGTGATACAGGAAAAGGGGTCTACATTCTTTTGCGAACATCAAATCCAGGAAGAAAAGATATTCAAGATGTCAACAACACATATGGACATGTTGCAGAACTCATAGGAAAGCGGTGGTACAAACAAGGCATAGGCGCAGTGTTTGGCGGAACAGGCGGCACAGAAGAACTGGAAGAAGTAAGTAGGTTTTATGTCAACTGCAGAGTAGAAGTTCCCTTTTTAATTCCAGGAATCGGAAAACAGGGAGGAAGCTTAGAAGAAGTTGTTGCTGCATTAAGAAGAAGTGGTACAGATCTAAGAATCCATAGAATAAATGCATCCTCAGATATTAATTGGGCATATGAAAAAGAAGGAAATCCAAATGACTACGCAGGAGCAGCTGTGCGGGCATTACAAAAAATGAATGAGACAGTTCGATTGTAA
- a CDS encoding M48 family metalloprotease, which yields METKLNIHEEVRWNKIKTYLIMSVFIFIIAILGYFLGILYGTPIFGFGMAIFGAIFYTIIMYAQGSNIILKTTGAREVSKREFPHLFHTVEGVAIAAGIPTPKCYVIDDTALNAFATGTDPKNASITVTTGLLNKLNRQEIEGVIGHEMSHIKNYDIRVMLITAVLVGITILLSDFIFRTFLWGGAGRDRKDGGQLVIILIVVAFVLAILAPIIGEMIKLAVSRRREYLADANGALLTRNPEGLASALEKIKADPDPLVDKANKATAHLFISTPFRKTKGFVTGLFATHPDINDRISKLRAM from the coding sequence ATGGAAACAAAACTCAATATCCATGAAGAAGTACGATGGAACAAAATAAAGACCTATCTCATTATGTCAGTATTCATCTTCATCATCGCGATACTTGGATATTTCTTAGGCATCCTCTACGGAACACCAATCTTTGGGTTTGGCATGGCAATCTTTGGCGCGATTTTCTACACCATCATCATGTATGCTCAAGGAAGCAATATTATTCTCAAAACAACAGGCGCGAGAGAAGTCAGCAAACGAGAATTTCCTCATTTGTTCCACACAGTAGAAGGAGTAGCGATTGCGGCAGGAATTCCTACACCAAAATGTTATGTGATTGACGATACAGCATTGAACGCGTTTGCGACAGGAACAGATCCAAAGAACGCGTCAATCACCGTTACCACAGGATTACTGAACAAGCTTAACAGACAAGAGATAGAAGGAGTTATAGGCCACGAAATGTCGCACATCAAAAATTACGATATTCGGGTGATGCTCATCACCGCAGTCCTCGTAGGGATCACTATTCTTCTCAGCGACTTTATTTTCAGAACCTTTTTGTGGGGTGGCGCAGGAAGAGATCGGAAAGATGGTGGCCAGTTGGTAATTATACTCATTGTCGTTGCGTTTGTGCTTGCGATTCTTGCGCCGATTATCGGAGAAATGATTAAGTTAGCAGTAAGCAGAAGACGAGAGTATCTCGCGGACGCGAATGGGGCGTTACTGACAAGAAATCCAGAAGGACTTGCAAGCGCGCTCGAAAAGATCAAAGCAGATCCTGATCCGCTTGTGGATAAAGCGAATAAAGCGACAGCGCATTTGTTTATTTCAACCCCGTTTAGAAAAACAAAAGGTTTTGTGACTGGATTATTTGCGACGCATCCGGATATTAATGATAGAATTAGTAAGTTACGGGCGATGTAA
- a CDS encoding tripartite tricarboxylate transporter permease, translated as MELFIELIIAITAGIICGIGTGLAPGIHVNLVVTLLVTIAATLLQYAEPITLCVFIVALSVTHIFLEIIPSIFLGCPNPETALSVLPGHRYLITGNGLMAVKLSIIGCFFGIIGGVLCMYPLIYLIPKIYNIIKEYMAFLLILIIIAMLLQNKKRIWAAVVFLLAGITGLLVFALPIKDPLFPLLSGLFGIATLIMSLFEKENIPMQYDTEMINVDKKAAGKAIIAGQLSAAFISLFPGLSPNIGALFGMQFAKNIGDHGYMILQGCINATGFLMSIITLYTIQKARNGAIVGIEELLGTIGMKEVFLFTAAILITAAIAAMITLKTGKMFCKIVTKINYKLLTGIIIAVIILLTILFSGWLGLLVLITTTAIGIIPGIVKVTRTQAMGCLLVPTLGYYL; from the coding sequence ATGGAACTTTTCATAGAACTGATCATTGCAATAACTGCAGGAATTATCTGCGGCATTGGAACAGGCCTTGCGCCAGGGATCCACGTCAATCTTGTGGTCACGCTTTTAGTCACCATAGCAGCAACACTCCTTCAATACGCAGAACCAATAACGCTCTGCGTTTTCATTGTCGCGCTCTCTGTCACGCATATTTTCTTAGAGATCATTCCAAGTATTTTCTTAGGATGCCCAAATCCAGAAACAGCACTGAGTGTACTTCCTGGACATCGCTATCTTATTACAGGAAATGGATTAATGGCAGTAAAACTCAGTATTATTGGCTGTTTTTTTGGAATTATAGGTGGAGTACTCTGTATGTATCCACTAATATATCTAATTCCAAAAATATACAATATCATCAAAGAATACATGGCATTTTTACTGATTCTCATCATCATTGCGATGCTCCTACAAAATAAAAAAAGAATATGGGCAGCAGTGGTGTTTCTTCTTGCAGGAATAACAGGACTGTTAGTTTTTGCATTACCTATCAAAGATCCACTATTTCCGCTGCTCAGCGGTCTTTTTGGAATTGCGACACTGATCATGAGTTTGTTTGAAAAAGAAAATATCCCTATGCAATATGACACAGAAATGATTAACGTAGACAAAAAAGCAGCAGGAAAAGCAATTATTGCAGGGCAGCTCAGCGCAGCATTTATTTCGCTGTTTCCTGGGTTAAGCCCAAACATCGGCGCGTTGTTTGGCATGCAGTTCGCGAAGAACATTGGAGATCATGGATATATGATTCTGCAAGGATGTATCAACGCGACAGGGTTCTTAATGAGCATTATCACCCTCTACACAATCCAAAAAGCGAGAAATGGAGCAATTGTTGGGATAGAAGAACTCCTCGGCACAATCGGAATGAAAGAAGTATTCCTTTTTACAGCAGCGATCCTTATCACAGCAGCGATTGCAGCAATGATCACACTCAAAACAGGAAAGATGTTTTGTAAAATAGTGACAAAGATAAATTACAAACTGCTCACGGGAATCATTATCGCGGTGATCATTCTTTTAACCATCCTCTTTTCTGGATGGCTTGGTCTTCTTGTTCTCATAACCACAACAGCGATAGGAATTATTCCAGGAATTGTGAAAGTCACAAGAACGCAGGCAATGGGTTGTTTGCTCGTGCCAACGTTGGGGTATTATTTATGA
- a CDS encoding dihydroorotate oxidase, with the protein MTNLKTTIGGIPLETYFFNASGPKCTTIEHLEALGASKSGVILSKSCTYEPREGNPEPRYKELNLGSINSMGLPNLGYMKYGEFAPILKNKFKKPYLVSVSGLKLEDNMKIINHLNTIPEIDAYEVNLSCPNIVGKPQVCYDFEQTEVVLREITKISKKPLGVKLSPYFDFVHFEQMAAILNKYNIKFVTCINSVGNALFIDPETESVVIKPKGGFGGLGGAYIKPIALANVRKFRELLRADIDIIGVGGIQTGVDAFEFLLAGASAVQVGTTLQKEGPTCFERLDNELRLFLEKKGYASIDDAKGKLKIL; encoded by the coding sequence ATGACGAACCTGAAAACAACCATTGGAGGAATTCCATTGGAAACCTATTTCTTTAACGCGTCTGGTCCAAAATGCACAACAATCGAACATTTGGAAGCACTAGGCGCGTCAAAAAGCGGAGTCATTCTTTCAAAATCCTGCACATATGAACCGCGAGAAGGAAATCCAGAACCACGATATAAAGAACTCAATCTGGGCTCAATAAATTCTATGGGTTTGCCAAATCTCGGCTACATGAAGTATGGAGAATTCGCTCCGATCCTAAAAAACAAGTTCAAAAAACCATATTTGGTGAGTGTTTCTGGATTAAAGTTAGAAGACAATATGAAAATCATTAATCACCTCAACACTATTCCAGAAATTGATGCGTATGAAGTAAATCTTTCCTGTCCAAACATTGTAGGAAAACCACAAGTATGTTATGATTTCGAACAAACAGAAGTAGTGCTGAGGGAAATAACAAAGATCAGCAAAAAGCCGCTCGGCGTTAAACTCTCTCCATATTTTGATTTTGTGCACTTTGAACAAATGGCAGCAATACTAAATAAGTACAACATAAAATTTGTGACCTGCATTAATTCCGTCGGCAACGCGCTCTTCATTGATCCCGAAACAGAATCAGTCGTTATCAAACCAAAAGGAGGGTTCGGTGGCTTAGGAGGCGCATATATCAAACCAATCGCGCTCGCGAATGTCAGAAAATTTAGAGAACTCCTCAGAGCAGACATCGACATCATTGGCGTTGGAGGAATTCAGACAGGAGTTGACGCGTTTGAATTCTTGTTAGCGGGAGCAAGCGCAGTGCAAGTCGGCACAACATTGCAAAAAGAAGGTCCTACATGTTTTGAACGATTGGATAATGAATTAAGATTATTCTTAGAGAAGAAAGGATACGCGAGTATTGATGACGCGAAAGGAAAACTAAAGATTTTGTAA
- a CDS encoding GNAT family N-acetyltransferase, which produces MKIRTKNLELVPVHPKYVNAVYKIIKEENKELSSWTTIPFPITKKKIREYYHEGKRNDDSIFIIKSKTGEVMGSINFLYRKKSNSGAIGYWLGRDYRNKGYMTEAVKKMIEYGFRRKGVVRIDITALEQNIPSQTVIKKCGFVYEGTQRMAALNGLNQYGNLRMYSILKNEFEKKE; this is translated from the coding sequence ATGAAAATAAGAACAAAAAACCTAGAACTTGTTCCCGTACATCCAAAATATGTCAACGCAGTGTACAAGATCATTAAAGAAGAAAACAAAGAACTCTCGAGTTGGACAACAATTCCATTTCCTATAACAAAGAAAAAAATAAGAGAGTATTATCACGAAGGAAAGAGGAATGACGATAGTATTTTCATAATAAAAAGCAAAACAGGAGAGGTTATGGGATCCATTAATTTTCTGTATAGAAAAAAGAGTAACAGCGGAGCAATAGGATATTGGCTGGGGAGAGATTATCGAAATAAAGGGTATATGACTGAAGCAGTAAAAAAGATGATTGAGTATGGCTTCAGAAGAAAAGGGGTCGTGCGCATAGATATAACCGCGTTAGAGCAAAACATCCCGTCGCAAACAGTAATTAAGAAATGTGGATTTGTCTATGAAGGAACACAGCGGATGGCAGCGTTAAATGGACTCAATCAATATGGTAACTTACGAATGTACAGTATTCTCAAAAACGAATTTGAAAAAAAAGAATAG